One Pseudomonas brassicacearum genomic region harbors:
- a CDS encoding sigma-70 family RNA polymerase sigma factor: MNELDEQLRELIPRLRRFAVSLTRNPSNADDLVQACLERALSKWNDKRPDGDLRAWLFSILYRQFLDAHRRSRRYARMLEFFTGRDDAHPSAERSVIAQSSLQAFEQLTTEQRALLLWVSVEGLSYQQVADILGVPTGTVMSRLSRARQALRQLSDGEITRPTLRRLK; this comes from the coding sequence ATGAACGAACTCGACGAACAGTTGCGCGAGCTCATCCCCAGGCTACGGCGTTTTGCCGTGTCGCTGACGCGTAACCCGAGCAACGCCGATGACCTGGTGCAGGCATGCCTGGAGCGGGCGTTGTCCAAATGGAACGACAAGCGCCCGGACGGCGATCTGCGGGCCTGGCTGTTTTCGATTCTTTATCGGCAGTTTCTCGACGCCCATCGCCGCTCCCGGCGCTATGCACGCATGTTGGAGTTTTTCACCGGCCGCGACGATGCCCATCCCTCGGCCGAGCGCAGCGTGATCGCGCAATCCTCCCTCCAGGCTTTCGAGCAACTCACCACTGAACAACGAGCACTGCTGCTATGGGTGTCGGTGGAAGGCTTGAGTTACCAGCAAGTCGCCGACATCCTCGGCGTGCCGACCGGCACCGTGATGTCTCGGCTGTCCCGCGCCCGCCAAGCCCTGCGCCAACTCAGCGACGGCGAAATCACCCGCCCTACCCTGCGGAGACTCAAATGA
- a CDS encoding anti-sigma factor family protein — MINMPPSDSDLHAYVDRQLSDDDQRLMETYLGTHPEVAARVRAWQQDVQHLRTALSGALQQPANPDLDPAMIRQHLKHRSRRHLASAAVLLLAVSVSGYSGWQAREMTFISAAAPMADALEAYRLFAQQGILPADYQTGDEGSMQGWLDRYFTQANRLPDLSGAGFKPVSGRLLSTEQGAAAMVVYQDPSGQKISFYVRPPGPKNYLLPRGSRRDGELLAAYWSGPGYNYAMVIPSDTPTVQRLKQTLDF, encoded by the coding sequence ATGATCAACATGCCCCCCAGCGACAGCGACCTGCACGCCTATGTCGATCGCCAACTGAGTGACGACGACCAGCGCCTGATGGAAACGTACCTCGGCACTCATCCCGAAGTCGCCGCTCGGGTCCGCGCCTGGCAACAGGACGTGCAACACCTGCGCACGGCCCTGAGTGGTGCTTTGCAACAGCCCGCTAATCCGGATCTCGATCCGGCAATGATTCGCCAACACCTGAAACATCGCTCCCGTCGCCATCTGGCCAGCGCCGCGGTGTTGCTGCTGGCGGTCAGCGTGAGTGGCTACAGTGGCTGGCAGGCACGGGAAATGACCTTCATCAGCGCCGCAGCGCCCATGGCAGATGCCCTGGAGGCGTACCGGTTGTTCGCCCAGCAGGGCATCCTTCCAGCCGATTACCAAACGGGTGACGAGGGCAGCATGCAAGGCTGGCTCGACCGTTACTTCACCCAGGCCAACCGCTTGCCGGACCTGTCGGGCGCGGGCTTCAAGCCGGTCAGCGGCCGCTTGCTCAGCACCGAGCAAGGCGCGGCGGCGATGGTGGTTTATCAGGACCCGAGCGGCCAGAAAATCAGCTTCTACGTACGCCCGCCCGGTCCGAAAAACTACCTGCTGCCCCGTGGCAGCCGCCGTGACGGCGAGCTGTTGGCCGCGTATTGGTCCGGGCCGGGATACAACTATGCGATGGTCATACCCAGCGATACGCCGACGGTGCAAAGGCTCAAGCAGACGTTGGACTTCTGA
- a CDS encoding IclR family transcriptional regulator, whose amino-acid sequence MKDSTDRNNEKSEVGVGAVSRLFAVLRSLGDTVEGGERVTQLAQRIGLSQPTTHRLLRSLMDEGMVEQDARSKRYRLSLDFFALAARAGNTGNLRDLARPAMLRLSASLGDSLFLLARSGFDAICLDRSEGPFPIRTFTGDIGGRVALGVGQGSLVILAFLPEEERDTVIQYNLPRLKDFHLYDEVFLRSEVENVRTLGYAGRNTGVLQGMAGVAVPILDREGRAVAALSVATVSDRLGPDRLPTVVEMLKREAALIGPRVNPFDPLLRRPSQVFGQG is encoded by the coding sequence ATGAAAGATTCCACTGATCGGAATAATGAGAAAAGCGAAGTGGGTGTTGGCGCGGTCTCCAGGCTGTTTGCCGTATTACGCAGCCTGGGCGACACCGTCGAAGGCGGGGAGCGGGTGACGCAGTTGGCCCAGCGCATCGGCCTGTCCCAGCCCACCACCCATCGCTTGCTGCGCAGCCTGATGGACGAGGGCATGGTCGAGCAGGACGCGCGCAGTAAACGCTACCGCCTGAGCCTGGATTTCTTCGCCTTGGCCGCCCGCGCCGGCAACACCGGCAACCTGCGCGACCTTGCACGGCCGGCCATGCTGCGGCTGTCGGCATCCCTGGGGGATTCGTTATTTCTGCTGGCGCGCAGCGGTTTTGATGCCATCTGCCTGGACCGCAGCGAAGGGCCGTTTCCGATCCGTACGTTTACGGGCGACATCGGCGGACGCGTGGCGTTGGGCGTAGGGCAGGGCAGCCTGGTCATCCTGGCGTTCCTGCCGGAGGAAGAGCGTGACACAGTGATTCAATACAACTTGCCACGACTCAAGGATTTCCATTTGTACGACGAAGTCTTCCTGCGCTCGGAAGTGGAGAACGTGCGCACGCTGGGTTACGCCGGGCGGAACACCGGCGTATTGCAAGGCATGGCCGGGGTGGCGGTGCCGATCCTGGACCGTGAAGGCCGGGCCGTGGCGGCCTTGAGCGTGGCAACGGTGAGTGATCGACTGGGGCCTGATCGCCTGCCAACCGTGGTGGAAATGCTCAAGCGCGAGGCGGCCCTGATCGGACCGCGGGTCAACCCGTTCGACCCGCTGCTGCGCAGGCCTTCGCAGGTGTTTGGGCAGGGGTGA
- a CDS encoding ABC transporter ATP-binding protein, with amino-acid sequence MAFVQLEGLGKRYGEIDAVVATNLSVEKGEFVSLLGPSGCGKTTTLQMIAGFVEVSSGRILLDGRDITHAKPASRGLGVVFQSYALFPHMTVKDNVAFGLRMRKVANVELQQRVDRVLKLVRLDPHAERYPRELSGGQRQRVALARALVIEPPVLLLDEPLSNLDANLREEMQYEIRRIQREVGITTLMVTHDQSEALSISDRVVVMQAGRITQIDAPYTLYEHPRTEFISGFVGKANLLPGTRDNAGAVQVCSPGNGGLTLSLRPEKIDLCEAGSGRLQGTLTSRFFLGSQWLYGVSTSLGELCVVRRNDGSAPMAEGTAVGLDWDPALLRVLSVDEVPA; translated from the coding sequence ATGGCTTTTGTGCAACTTGAAGGACTTGGCAAACGTTACGGTGAGATCGACGCCGTGGTCGCCACCAACCTCTCGGTGGAGAAAGGCGAATTCGTCTCGCTGCTGGGGCCCTCCGGCTGCGGCAAAACCACGACGCTGCAAATGATCGCCGGCTTCGTCGAAGTCAGCAGTGGCCGCATCCTGCTGGACGGTCGCGACATTACCCACGCCAAGCCGGCCAGCCGAGGCCTGGGCGTGGTGTTCCAGAGTTACGCGCTGTTTCCCCACATGACCGTCAAGGACAACGTCGCCTTCGGCCTGCGCATGCGCAAAGTGGCCAACGTCGAGCTGCAACAACGGGTGGATCGGGTGCTGAAACTGGTGCGCCTGGACCCGCACGCCGAACGTTACCCACGGGAACTCTCGGGCGGCCAGCGCCAACGCGTCGCCCTGGCCCGGGCGTTGGTGATCGAACCGCCCGTGCTGCTGCTCGACGAACCGTTGTCCAACCTCGACGCCAACCTGCGCGAGGAGATGCAATACGAAATCCGCCGCATCCAGCGAGAAGTCGGGATCACCACATTGATGGTGACCCACGACCAGTCCGAGGCGCTGTCGATCAGTGACCGGGTCGTGGTGATGCAGGCCGGGCGCATCACCCAGATCGACGCGCCATACACCCTTTACGAACACCCGCGCACCGAGTTCATTTCCGGCTTCGTCGGCAAAGCCAACCTGCTGCCCGGCACCCGCGACAATGCAGGCGCCGTTCAAGTTTGCAGCCCGGGCAACGGGGGACTGACCCTGAGCCTGCGCCCGGAAAAAATCGACCTGTGCGAAGCCGGTTCGGGTCGCCTGCAAGGCACCCTCACCAGCCGCTTCTTTCTTGGCAGCCAATGGCTGTATGGCGTCTCGACCAGCCTGGGCGAACTCTGCGTGGTGCGCCGCAACGACGGCTCCGCGCCCATGGCCGAAGGCACGGCGGTGGGCCTGGACTGGGACCCGGCGCTGCTGCGGGTGCTGAGCGTGGACGAGGTGCCGGCATGA
- a CDS encoding ABC transporter permease — MKLLDAMRRGRQGYLMSAPALALYVGLLVIPLGLTLVLSFNVFDYSSGIDGDAYTFDHYASLLGDPYFYEIFLRTLWISALTTILCVLIGVPEAYVLSRMRAPWRSIFLILILTPLLISVVVRAFGWSLLLGADGLVNQALQAFGGSPMKLLYTPFAVVIALVHVMLPFMIIPVWTSLQKLDPAAEQAALSLGASQFTVIRQIVLPQIMPGVLSGTLIVFGLAASSFAIPGLLGGRRLKMVATLIYDQYLSELNWPMGAAIAVALLLLNLLIMLSWNRMIEGRYKKSLG; from the coding sequence ATGAAGCTGCTCGACGCGATGCGCCGGGGACGCCAGGGTTACCTGATGTCTGCGCCGGCCCTGGCCTTGTACGTGGGACTGCTGGTCATTCCCCTGGGCCTGACGCTGGTGCTGTCGTTCAACGTCTTCGACTACAGCTCGGGCATTGACGGCGACGCCTATACCTTCGACCACTACGCCAGCCTGCTGGGCGACCCGTACTTCTACGAGATCTTCCTGCGCACGCTCTGGATCAGCGCCCTGACCACAATTTTGTGCGTACTGATCGGCGTGCCCGAAGCCTACGTCCTCAGCCGCATGCGGGCGCCGTGGCGCTCGATCTTCCTGATCCTGATCCTCACCCCGCTGCTGATTTCAGTGGTGGTGCGGGCCTTCGGCTGGAGCCTGTTGCTCGGCGCCGATGGCCTGGTCAACCAGGCCTTGCAAGCCTTCGGCGGCTCGCCGATGAAGCTGCTCTATACGCCGTTCGCCGTGGTCATCGCCCTGGTCCACGTGATGTTGCCGTTCATGATCATTCCGGTCTGGACCTCGCTGCAGAAACTCGACCCGGCCGCCGAACAGGCCGCGCTGTCCCTGGGGGCCAGCCAGTTCACGGTGATCCGCCAGATCGTGCTGCCGCAGATCATGCCCGGCGTGCTGTCGGGCACGCTGATTGTGTTCGGTCTCGCCGCCAGCTCCTTCGCCATTCCCGGCCTGCTCGGCGGCCGCCGTTTGAAAATGGTCGCCACGCTGATCTACGACCAATACCTGTCGGAGCTGAACTGGCCGATGGGCGCGGCCATCGCCGTCGCGCTGCTGCTGCTCAACCTGCTGATCATGCTGTCGTGGAACCGGATGATCGAAGGCCGCTACAAGAAGTCATTGGGGTAA
- a CDS encoding ABC transporter permease, with the protein MSRNGPFALLFHALVVVFMLAPLVVVCLVAFTPENTLSLPTTAFSLRWFRAVFERADFIDAFCNSLILAFCAASLATLIAVPAALAITRLEFPGRDFFNGLFLSPIIIPHLVLGVALLRLFALMGVNGSFAWLIFAHVLVITPYVLRLVLASAIGLDRSAEQAAQSLGAGRFTLFRQITLPMILPGVAGGWLLAFINSFDEVTLSIFVTSPATQTLPVRMYVYATESIDPMMAAVSALVIALTAVTMILLDRVYGLDRVLVGKQ; encoded by the coding sequence ATGTCCAGGAACGGTCCTTTCGCCCTGCTGTTTCATGCCTTGGTGGTGGTGTTCATGCTGGCGCCGCTGGTGGTGGTCTGCCTCGTCGCCTTCACCCCGGAAAACACCCTGAGCCTGCCGACCACGGCATTTTCCCTGCGCTGGTTCCGCGCAGTGTTCGAGCGCGCGGATTTCATCGATGCGTTCTGCAACAGCCTGATCCTCGCCTTCTGCGCGGCCTCGCTGGCGACGTTGATCGCGGTGCCGGCGGCCCTGGCGATCACCCGGCTCGAGTTCCCTGGCCGAGACTTTTTCAACGGTCTGTTCCTGTCGCCGATCATCATTCCGCACCTGGTATTGGGCGTGGCGCTGCTGCGCTTGTTTGCGCTGATGGGCGTGAACGGCAGCTTTGCCTGGCTGATCTTCGCCCATGTGCTGGTGATCACGCCGTATGTGCTGCGCCTGGTGCTCGCTTCGGCCATCGGCCTGGACCGCAGCGCCGAACAGGCCGCGCAATCGCTGGGGGCCGGGCGCTTCACACTGTTTCGGCAAATCACTTTGCCAATGATCCTGCCCGGGGTGGCCGGGGGCTGGTTGCTGGCGTTCATCAACAGTTTCGATGAAGTCACGTTGTCGATTTTCGTCACCTCGCCGGCCACGCAAACCTTGCCGGTGCGCATGTACGTCTACGCCACCGAATCCATCGATCCGATGATGGCGGCGGTGTCGGCGCTGGTCATTGCCCTGACTGCGGTGACCATGATTCTGCTCGACCGGGTCTATGGCCTGGATCGGGTCCTGGTAGGCAAACAATGA
- a CDS encoding (2Fe-2S)-binding protein: MALLKRLAEGDRPALDFTLDGKPASGLLGDTLLTAVLTCSEHLRGSDFSAEPRAGFCLMGACQDCWVRLGDGRRVRACSTLLEAGQDIRREPGRQV, from the coding sequence ATGGCTCTGCTGAAACGACTGGCCGAAGGCGACCGCCCGGCCCTGGACTTTACCCTCGATGGCAAACCTGCCAGCGGCCTGCTGGGTGACACGCTGCTGACCGCCGTGCTGACCTGCAGCGAACATCTGCGCGGCAGCGACTTCAGCGCCGAGCCCCGGGCCGGTTTCTGCCTGATGGGCGCCTGCCAGGATTGCTGGGTCCGCCTGGGCGACGGCCGCCGCGTCCGCGCCTGCTCGACCCTGCTCGAAGCCGGGCAGGACATCCGCCGCGAGCCGGGGCGTCAGGTATGA
- a CDS encoding NAD(P)/FAD-dependent oxidoreductase — protein MKPVVIIGAGPAGIRAAQTLVAHGVYPVLLDEAARGGGQIYRRQPANFKRSPAKLYGFEAHKASALHQTLDELREQLDYRPDTLVWNAEAGLLDTLHEGRADRLEYASVIVATGATDRILPVPGWTLPGVYSLGAAQIALKFQGCAIGERVVFAGSGPLLYLVAYQYAKAGASVVAVLDSSPFSAQARALPGLLAQPVTLAKGLYYRAWLTAHGIRVHQGASLSRIDGERRVQSLTWRNAKGEQPLACDAVAFAHGLRSETQLADLLGCEFSWSALNRAWLPLRDHAGRSSVPGVYLAGDGAGIMGADAAEMAGERAALALLEDIGYLIDPQRCTELEQSLKRIGHFRQGLERAFAFPEDWAADAADNLMICRCEEVSVGDIRQVVGEGHWEINRVKAHCRVGMGRCQGRMCGAAAAEIIARESGRPVASVGRLRAQAPIKPVPFGLEVEP, from the coding sequence ATGAAACCCGTCGTCATCATCGGCGCCGGCCCGGCCGGTATCCGTGCCGCGCAGACCCTGGTCGCCCACGGCGTGTACCCCGTCCTGCTGGACGAAGCCGCCCGCGGTGGCGGGCAGATCTATCGGCGTCAACCGGCCAACTTCAAGCGCTCGCCCGCCAAGCTCTATGGCTTCGAAGCGCACAAGGCCAGCGCCCTCCACCAGACCCTCGACGAGTTGCGCGAGCAGCTCGATTATCGTCCCGACACACTGGTGTGGAACGCCGAAGCCGGCCTGCTGGACACTTTGCATGAAGGCCGCGCCGATCGTCTTGAATACGCCAGCGTGATCGTCGCCACCGGCGCCACCGACCGGATCCTGCCCGTGCCGGGATGGACCCTGCCCGGGGTGTACAGCCTGGGCGCGGCGCAGATCGCGCTGAAGTTCCAGGGCTGCGCCATCGGTGAGCGGGTGGTGTTCGCCGGCAGCGGTCCCTTGCTGTATCTGGTGGCGTATCAGTATGCCAAGGCCGGTGCCAGCGTGGTCGCGGTGCTCGACAGTTCGCCCTTCAGCGCCCAGGCCCGCGCCCTGCCCGGCTTGCTGGCGCAACCGGTCACCCTCGCCAAGGGTCTCTACTACCGCGCCTGGCTGACCGCCCACGGCATCCGCGTGCATCAAGGCGCGAGTCTGTCGCGTATCGACGGGGAGCGCCGGGTCCAGTCGCTGACATGGCGCAACGCAAAAGGTGAGCAACCCCTCGCTTGCGACGCGGTGGCCTTCGCCCACGGTTTGCGCAGCGAAACCCAGTTGGCTGACCTGCTGGGCTGCGAGTTTTCGTGGAGCGCCCTTAACCGCGCCTGGCTGCCACTGCGCGACCACGCTGGACGCAGCAGCGTGCCCGGGGTTTACCTGGCGGGTGACGGTGCCGGAATCATGGGCGCCGACGCCGCCGAGATGGCCGGTGAACGGGCGGCCCTGGCCTTGCTTGAAGACATCGGTTACTTGATCGACCCGCAGCGCTGCACCGAGCTGGAACAATCCCTCAAGCGCATCGGCCATTTCCGACAAGGCCTGGAGCGCGCATTTGCCTTTCCCGAAGATTGGGCCGCCGACGCAGCTGACAACCTGATGATCTGTCGCTGCGAAGAAGTCAGCGTCGGCGACATCCGCCAGGTGGTGGGCGAAGGTCATTGGGAGATCAACCGGGTCAAGGCCCATTGCCGGGTCGGCATGGGGCGTTGCCAGGGACGGATGTGCGGTGCCGCCGCAGCGGAAATCATTGCCCGCGAGAGTGGCCGCCCGGTCGCCAGCGTCGGCCGCT